A region of the Bacteroidales bacterium genome:
TGATATTAACCAATTGGCAAACTTTTTATAAAAATATCATTATCGACTTTTTGCTTATCGGGCTGTTTTTATATAAACCTAGAAAAATTAATTTACGAAAGAATTTAGTCTGGAGTTTAGTCATTTTTACAGCTTTCTTGAGTTTTTCTTTTTATAACCTTAAACATTTACCAATCATCGATTTTCGCTCTTGGAAAGTTGGCACGCAAGTTTTTAATACCGAGCAAAAAGCAATACAACTTTATCTGAGTTATCAGAATAAAAATACAGGTGAAATAAAAGAATTTTTATCTCCTAACTTTCCCTATCAAGATAGTCTGTGGCTTTCTAACTGGGAATATAAAAGTACGCGCGAACTCAATCCTAATACAGATTCCGAAAGTATAATGTTTTTTGATAGAGAGGGAAATGAAGCAACAAATGAGGTTTTAGGGATTTCAGGGATAAACCTCCTAATAATAGCTTATGATTTAGACGCTATAACAAAAGAGAAAGCAAAAAAAATAAGAACAGTTATTCAAATAGCAAACGAAGAAAACTTTCCCATAGCCATAATTACCTCTTCGGTTGGAACTAAAATTGCTAATTTCATAAATAATCATTTAATTGATATCCCCATATTCTTAGCCGATGATATTGATTTGAAAACAATGATAAGAAGTAATCCCGGGCTAATATTTTTAGAAAATGGGAAAGTTATCAAAAAGTGGGCATACGCCGATTTTCCTACTGACATAAATCAAATTTACGAATAAGATGGTGTGGCGATTTTTACTCAACAGAATCGGATACGGCATTTTAGTGCTTTTTGGAGTAGCTAGTTTAGTTTTTGTACTTTTTAACATACTCCCCGGCGACCCCGCCAGAATGATGCTCGGTCAGCGTGCAGACATCTCATCTGTAGAAGCCATCAACAAAGAATTAGGACGTGATAAACCTATGTTTACACAATATCTTCTATTTTTAAACGATGCTTCACCCTTATCTGTTTATCAAAACAAAAGTGATAATCAATCATTTTATTATACTCAAGAAAAATATGGAAATACCTTGAGGCTAAGCCCGAGAATAAATGGTTGGCAACTACTTCTTAAAAGCCCGTATTTACGTAATTCTTATCAAAGCAAAAAAACGGTTTCTTCAATCTTATCCGAAGCTTTTCCTAAAACATTATTGTTAACAGCAGTTTCCATGAGTTTTGCACTTATTGTAGGAATGTTTTTAGGTATTTTAAGTAC
Encoded here:
- a CDS encoding DoxX family protein, whose amino-acid sequence is MTRLNYISRFLLAPIFIFSSFGKGVDPLGTAYKVEDYFIAYNMDWALPLSLIIAIGLIALEFSLGIMLIFNLLPKFSRWAMLVLMVFFTLVTFFDAIYNPIPDCGCFGDALILTNWQTFYKNIIIDFLLIGLFLYKPRKINLRKNLVWSLVIFTAFLSFSFYNLKHLPIIDFRSWKVGTQVFNTEQKAIQLYLSYQNKNTGEIKEFLSPNFPYQDSLWLSNWEYKSTRELNPNTDSESIMFFDREGNEATNEVLGISGINLLIIAYDLDAITKEKAKKIRTVIQIANEENFPIAIITSSVGTKIANFINNHLIDIPIFLADDIDLKTMIRSNPGLIFLENGKVIKKWAYADFPTDINQIYE